The following proteins are encoded in a genomic region of Heterodontus francisci isolate sHetFra1 unplaced genomic scaffold, sHetFra1.hap1 HAP1_SCAFFOLD_1022, whole genome shotgun sequence:
- the LOC137360492 gene encoding glutamate-rich WD repeat-containing protein 1-like, with translation MGEWKNGLCDPCGFVSLPSAGRLATGDCSRNIHLWEPSEGGTWTVDQRPYNAHTSSVEDIQWSPNEPTVFASCSADASIRIWDVRAGPGKGCMLVTEGAHQGDVNVISWNRREPFLVSGGDDGLLKIWDLRQFRDGESVAKFKQHSGPLTSVEWHPTESSVLAAAGADDQLTQWDLAVERDQEQEEEGGQDEGLSSLPPQLLFIHQGQQDIKELHWHPQCPGLLISTAHTGFDVFRTISV, from the exons atgggggagtggaagaATGGCCTGTGTGACCCCTGTGGTTTTGTCTCCCTCCCGTCTGCAGGGCGCCTGGCGACTGGGGACTGCAGCAGGAACATTCACTTGTGGGAGCCCAGCGAAGGCGGAACCTGGACCGTCGACCAGCGGCCGTACAATGCACACACCAGCTCGGTAGAGGACATCCAGTGGTCCCCCAACGAGCCCACG GTCTTCGCCTCCTGTTCTGCCGACGCCTCCATCAGGATCTGGGACGTGCGGGCCGGCCCCGGGAAGGGCTGCATGCTGGTGACCGAGGGGGCCCACCAGGGCGACGTCAACGTCATCAGCTGGAACCGGCGGGAGCCCTTCCTGGTCTCTGGGGGCGATGACGGGCTGCTGAAGATCTGGGACCTGCGGCAGTTCCGG gATGGCGAGAGCGTGGCCAAATTCAAGCAGCACTCGGGCCCCTTGACGTCCGTGGAGTGGCACCCGACGGAGAGCAGCGTGCTGGCAGCGGCGGGCGCGGACGACCAGCTCACCCAGTGGGACCTGGCGGTGGAGCGGGAccaagagcaggaggaggagggcgggcagGACGAGGGTCTCTCCAGCCTGCCCCCACAGCTCCTGTTCATTCACCAGGGCCAACAGGACATCAAAGAGCTGCACTGGCACCCACAGTGCCCTGGCCTGCTGATCAGCACTGCCCACACAGGCTTCGATGTGTTCCGGACTATCAGTGTGTGA
- the LOC137360490 gene encoding tRNA-splicing endonuclease subunit Sen34-like isoform X3 gives MILIHVSEGKLLVWSAEEAGEMRRRHGLCGAPAGALARQPRQNGRLGLPLRLLPEEARLLVEEGLGLLVRARGGEGAEAEQRLEEEEVEGQLLRRIHSQQQRLALEEKRKLLEGLSDRIAKGRESRRRRNPTDTGKGTMEGRGEWVSDASQEGPPGPLKELQELEDTFSFPLENTMVQIHTACARVRRLDVIDPHLASDDWPYPGDETHARRYCVFKDLRAKGYYLTSGGKFGGDFLVYPGDPMRFHAHFIAICIPYKTELPLQDTVTAGRLGSNVKKTVLLCSVTEDERVVYTSLHWRGIQ, from the exons ATGATCCTGATCCACGTCTCCGAGGGGAAGCTGCTGGTGTGGAGCGCCGAGGAGGCGGGCGAGATGCGCAGGCGGCACGGCCTCTGCGGGGCCCCGGCGGGGGCGCTGGCCCGCCAGCCCCGGCAGAACGGCCGGCTGGGCCTCCCCCTCCGCCTGCTGCCCGAGGAGGCCCGGCTGCTGGTCGAGGAGGGGCTCGGGCTGCTGGTGAGGGCCCGGGGCGGGGAAGGGGCCGAGGCGGAGCAGCGGctggaggaggaagaggtggaggggcagctcCTGCGGCGCATCCACTCCCAGCAGCAGAGGCTGGCACTCGAGGAAAAGAGGAAGCTTCTGGAGGGACTGAGTGATCGCATCGCGAagggcagagagagcaggaggaggcGGAAtcccacagacacgggtaaggggACGATGGAGGGACGAG GGGAATGGGTGTCTGATGCCAGTCAGGAGGGTCCCCCGGGCCCCCTGAAAGAACTGCAAGAACTTGAGGATACCTTCTCCTTCCCCTTGGAGAACACCATGGTGCAGATCCACACGGCCTGCGCTCGGGTCCGCAGGCTGGACGTCATCGACCCGCACTTGGCCTCGGACGACTGGCCATACCCCGGCGACGAGACTCACGCCCGGCGCTACTGCGTCTTCAAGGACCTCCGCGCCAAGGGATACTACCTGACCAGCGGTGGCAAGTTTGGCGGAGACTTTCTGGTCTATCCAG GTGACCCCATGCGATTCCATGCCCACTTTATCGCCATCTGCATTCCCTACAAGACAGAACTGCCTCTCCAGGACACTGTGACTGCCGGTCGTCTGGGTTCCAATGTTAAGAAGACAgtgttactgtgctcagtgacaGAGGACGAGCGGGTAGTCTATACCTCGCTGCACTGGCGTGGGATCCAGTGA
- the LOC137360490 gene encoding tRNA-splicing endonuclease subunit Sen34-like isoform X2, translating to MTDSPTSQSGEVAPRVTAVADQWGCPAMILIHVSEGKLLVWSAEEAGEMRRRHGLCGAPAGALARQPRQNGRLGLPLRLLPEEARLLVEEGLGLLVRARGGEGAEAEQRLEEEEVEGQLLRRIHSQQQRLALEEKRKLLEGLSDRIAKGRESRRRRNPTDTGEWVSDASQEGPPGPLKELQELEDTFSFPLENTMVQIHTACARVRRLDVIDPHLASDDWPYPGDETHARRYCVFKDLRAKGYYLTSGGKFGGDFLVYPGDPMRFHAHFIAICIPYKTELPLQDTVTAGRLGSNVKKTVLLCSVTEDERVVYTSLHWRGIQ from the exons ATGACTGACAGCCCGACCAGCCAATCAGGAGAGGTGGCACCGCGAGTGACGGCGGTGGCCGACCAATG GGGCTGCCCGGCCATGATCCTGATCCACGTCTCCGAGGGGAAGCTGCTGGTGTGGAGCGCCGAGGAGGCGGGCGAGATGCGCAGGCGGCACGGCCTCTGCGGGGCCCCGGCGGGGGCGCTGGCCCGCCAGCCCCGGCAGAACGGCCGGCTGGGCCTCCCCCTCCGCCTGCTGCCCGAGGAGGCCCGGCTGCTGGTCGAGGAGGGGCTCGGGCTGCTGGTGAGGGCCCGGGGCGGGGAAGGGGCCGAGGCGGAGCAGCGGctggaggaggaagaggtggaggggcagctcCTGCGGCGCATCCACTCCCAGCAGCAGAGGCTGGCACTCGAGGAAAAGAGGAAGCTTCTGGAGGGACTGAGTGATCGCATCGCGAagggcagagagagcaggaggaggcGGAAtcccacagacacgg GGGAATGGGTGTCTGATGCCAGTCAGGAGGGTCCCCCGGGCCCCCTGAAAGAACTGCAAGAACTTGAGGATACCTTCTCCTTCCCCTTGGAGAACACCATGGTGCAGATCCACACGGCCTGCGCTCGGGTCCGCAGGCTGGACGTCATCGACCCGCACTTGGCCTCGGACGACTGGCCATACCCCGGCGACGAGACTCACGCCCGGCGCTACTGCGTCTTCAAGGACCTCCGCGCCAAGGGATACTACCTGACCAGCGGTGGCAAGTTTGGCGGAGACTTTCTGGTCTATCCAG GTGACCCCATGCGATTCCATGCCCACTTTATCGCCATCTGCATTCCCTACAAGACAGAACTGCCTCTCCAGGACACTGTGACTGCCGGTCGTCTGGGTTCCAATGTTAAGAAGACAgtgttactgtgctcagtgacaGAGGACGAGCGGGTAGTCTATACCTCGCTGCACTGGCGTGGGATCCAGTGA
- the LOC137360490 gene encoding tRNA-splicing endonuclease subunit Sen34-like isoform X1 gives MTDSPTSQSGEVAPRVTAVADQWGCPAMILIHVSEGKLLVWSAEEAGEMRRRHGLCGAPAGALARQPRQNGRLGLPLRLLPEEARLLVEEGLGLLVRARGGEGAEAEQRLEEEEVEGQLLRRIHSQQQRLALEEKRKLLEGLSDRIAKGRESRRRRNPTDTGKGTMEGRGEWVSDASQEGPPGPLKELQELEDTFSFPLENTMVQIHTACARVRRLDVIDPHLASDDWPYPGDETHARRYCVFKDLRAKGYYLTSGGKFGGDFLVYPGDPMRFHAHFIAICIPYKTELPLQDTVTAGRLGSNVKKTVLLCSVTEDERVVYTSLHWRGIQ, from the exons ATGACTGACAGCCCGACCAGCCAATCAGGAGAGGTGGCACCGCGAGTGACGGCGGTGGCCGACCAATG GGGCTGCCCGGCCATGATCCTGATCCACGTCTCCGAGGGGAAGCTGCTGGTGTGGAGCGCCGAGGAGGCGGGCGAGATGCGCAGGCGGCACGGCCTCTGCGGGGCCCCGGCGGGGGCGCTGGCCCGCCAGCCCCGGCAGAACGGCCGGCTGGGCCTCCCCCTCCGCCTGCTGCCCGAGGAGGCCCGGCTGCTGGTCGAGGAGGGGCTCGGGCTGCTGGTGAGGGCCCGGGGCGGGGAAGGGGCCGAGGCGGAGCAGCGGctggaggaggaagaggtggaggggcagctcCTGCGGCGCATCCACTCCCAGCAGCAGAGGCTGGCACTCGAGGAAAAGAGGAAGCTTCTGGAGGGACTGAGTGATCGCATCGCGAagggcagagagagcaggaggaggcGGAAtcccacagacacgggtaaggggACGATGGAGGGACGAG GGGAATGGGTGTCTGATGCCAGTCAGGAGGGTCCCCCGGGCCCCCTGAAAGAACTGCAAGAACTTGAGGATACCTTCTCCTTCCCCTTGGAGAACACCATGGTGCAGATCCACACGGCCTGCGCTCGGGTCCGCAGGCTGGACGTCATCGACCCGCACTTGGCCTCGGACGACTGGCCATACCCCGGCGACGAGACTCACGCCCGGCGCTACTGCGTCTTCAAGGACCTCCGCGCCAAGGGATACTACCTGACCAGCGGTGGCAAGTTTGGCGGAGACTTTCTGGTCTATCCAG GTGACCCCATGCGATTCCATGCCCACTTTATCGCCATCTGCATTCCCTACAAGACAGAACTGCCTCTCCAGGACACTGTGACTGCCGGTCGTCTGGGTTCCAATGTTAAGAAGACAgtgttactgtgctcagtgacaGAGGACGAGCGGGTAGTCTATACCTCGCTGCACTGGCGTGGGATCCAGTGA
- the LOC137360490 gene encoding small integral membrane protein 11-like isoform X4, with the protein MPMNWQALSNVPFLLYLLAAKTLLLCLAFAGVKHYQGKRLEAQRRREEEEARRQPPADKKEQ; encoded by the coding sequence ATGCCGATGAACTGGCAGGCGCTGAGCAACGTCCCTTTCTTGCTCTACCTGCTGGCCGCCAAGACGTTGCTGCTGTGCTTGGCCTTCGCCGGGGTGAAGCACTACCAAGGCAAGCGGCTGGAGGCCCAGCGGcggcgggaggaggaggaggcccggCGGCAGCCCCCGGCCGACAAAAAGGAGCAGTGA